A window of Longimicrobiaceae bacterium contains these coding sequences:
- a CDS encoding cytochrome c biogenesis protein CcdA, with amino-acid sequence MQAASLGWVVAFTAGLLSFLSPCVLPLVPSYATFITGMSLDELSGQESRARRAVLLHGVLFVLGFTLVFVALGASATFLGSLLRWASRWVQVGGGVLLVLLGLYLLGLLRLPGAEREWRMHLADKPVGYLGTVLVGVTFGAGWTPCIGPVLGGILTLAGTSGSVGHGMGLLAAYSAGLAIPFLLATVLLERFLVGFKRMRRWLPWINRISGVLLLALGVLMLTGSFTALSAAMAKWTPDALLKRM; translated from the coding sequence ATGCAGGCTGCGTCCCTGGGCTGGGTGGTGGCGTTCACCGCCGGGCTGCTGAGCTTCCTTTCGCCGTGCGTGCTGCCGCTGGTGCCCAGCTACGCGACGTTCATCACGGGCATGAGCCTGGACGAGCTGAGCGGGCAGGAGTCGCGCGCGCGCCGCGCGGTGCTGCTGCACGGCGTGCTGTTCGTGCTGGGCTTCACGCTGGTGTTCGTGGCGCTGGGCGCGTCGGCCACCTTCTTGGGCTCGCTGCTGCGCTGGGCCAGCCGGTGGGTGCAGGTGGGCGGCGGCGTGCTGCTGGTGCTCCTCGGCCTCTACCTGCTCGGTCTTCTCCGCCTGCCCGGCGCGGAGCGCGAGTGGCGGATGCACCTGGCGGACAAGCCGGTGGGCTACCTGGGCACCGTGCTGGTGGGTGTGACGTTCGGGGCGGGGTGGACGCCGTGCATCGGCCCGGTGCTGGGCGGGATCCTGACGCTGGCGGGCACCAGCGGGTCGGTGGGGCACGGGATGGGGCTGCTGGCGGCGTACTCGGCCGGGCTGGCGATCCCGTTCCTGCTGGCCACGGTGCTGCTGGAGCGTTTCCTGGTGGGCTTCAAGCGCATGCGGCGCTGGCTGCCGTGGATCAACCGCATCAGCGGGGTGCTTCTGCTCGCGCTGGGCGTGCTGATGCTGACGGGCTCGTTCACCGCGCTCTCCGCCGCCATGGCGAAGTGGACTCCGGACGCGCTGCTGAAGCGGATGTAG
- a CDS encoding response regulator transcription factor: protein MPDPIRVLLVDDHAVLRAGLRALLEAEPGFLVVGEAGTGEEGVIKAAQMKPDVVVMDLSMPGMGGLEAVRGIAALELETRVLVLTMHGEEEYLLPVLEAGGSGYVNKRSADEELIEAIRTVARGDVFLYPSAAKLLLRGLKAKTAPGEDDPLDKLTEREREVLGFTVEGFSSSEIGKKLFISPKTVDTYRARIMEKLGLHHRSELVRFALRKGLLKAE from the coding sequence ATGCCAGACCCGATCCGCGTGCTGCTGGTGGACGACCACGCCGTCCTGCGCGCCGGCCTGCGCGCCCTGCTGGAGGCCGAGCCCGGCTTCCTGGTGGTGGGCGAGGCGGGCACGGGCGAGGAGGGCGTGATCAAGGCGGCGCAGATGAAGCCCGACGTGGTGGTGATGGACCTTTCCATGCCGGGGATGGGCGGCCTGGAGGCGGTGCGCGGCATCGCGGCGCTGGAGCTGGAGACGCGCGTGCTGGTGCTGACCATGCACGGCGAGGAGGAGTACCTGCTCCCCGTGCTTGAGGCCGGCGGCAGTGGCTACGTGAACAAGCGCAGCGCCGACGAGGAGCTGATCGAGGCGATCCGCACCGTGGCGCGCGGCGACGTCTTCCTCTACCCCAGCGCGGCCAAGCTCCTCCTGCGCGGCCTGAAGGCGAAGACGGCGCCGGGCGAGGACGACCCGCTGGACAAGCTGACGGAGCGCGAGCGCGAGGTGCTGGGCTTCACGGTGGAGGGCTTCAGCAGCAGCGAGATCGGGAAGAAGCTGTTCATCTCGCCCAAGACGGTGGACACGTACCGCGCCCGCATCATGGAGAAGCTGGGCCTGCACCACCGGAGCGAGCTGGTGCGCTTCGCGCTCCGCAAGGGCCTGCTGAAGGCCGAGTAG